One window from the genome of Pempheris klunzingeri isolate RE-2024b chromosome 7, fPemKlu1.hap1, whole genome shotgun sequence encodes:
- the rhbdd3 gene encoding rhomboid domain-containing protein 3, which yields MLNRMLSVWFWFGSDRPGFCLGTSSLVTLMLLLYAGGIQASLSLGPGGDFPRVRDVFLYALSHDDLPSLLVSVALLLMVGQCQERRWGTVTFLALSILTMTMLPLLYTLVLFVGGGEASRICGYSAIQLALFTVQCRQVTQRRLLRCLPVWFLPWFLLLIGLLLLPGTPALLHFCTICIGHYYSLSFIGMLQELEQARILDFIPEWAYVPTAAKFRLPTYTTSQRSRSPPQMMPVDQAAAPPMRDSPVLNHHPWVIDPVPAWIMTESAAQSEAEVLEEQMLRAGILASLQDAPDNPDAKVEVPKSSVSSLRLQQLEKMGFPTEKAVVALAASKQLDGAISLLIDDSVGEQAVVVSKGKSHLPPQRS from the exons ATGCTGAATCGCATGTTGTCAGTATGGTTTTGGTTTGGCTCAGATCGCCCTGGATTCTGCCTGGGAACATCTTCACTGGTTAcactcatgctgctgctgtatgcCGGGGGCATCCAGGCGAGTCTCAGCTTAGGTCCGGGTGGAGACTTCCCGAGGGTCAGAG ATGTGTTCCTGTATGCTCTCAGTCACGATGACCTGCCCTCTCTGCTGGTCAGTGTTGCCCTCCTGCTGATGGTTGGACAGTGTCAGGAGCGTCGATGGGGAACAGTGACCTTCCTCGCCCTCTCCATCCTGACCATGACCATGTTACCTCTTCTTTACACCCTGGTCCTCTTTGTCGGTGGGGGTGAGGCCAGTCGGATCTGTGGTTACTCTGCCATCCAGCTGGCTCTGTTTACGGTGCAGTGTCGACAGGTGACACAGAGGAGGCTCCTGAGGTGTTTGCCAGTCTGGTTTCTCCCCTGGTTTCTTCTGCTGattggtctgctgctgctaccTGGGACCCCAGCCCTGCTTCACTTCTGCACGATATGCATCGGACACTACT ACAGTCTGTCCTTCATCGGGATGTTacaggagctggagcaggcCAGAATCTTGGATTTCATTCCTGAGTGGGCATATGTTCCCACTGCAGCCAAGTTCAGGTTGCCCACTTACACTACCTCACAGAG ATCTAGATCACCTCCTCAGATGATGCCCGTAGATCAGGCAGCTGCTCCCCCAATGAGGGATTCACCTGTTTTGAACCACCACCCATGGGTGATAGATCCAGTGCCTGCCTGGATAATGACAGAGTCGGCTGCACAGTCAGAGGCCGAGGTGCTGGAGGAACAGATGTTAAGAGCTGGGATACTGGCTTCATTACAGGATGCTCCTGACAATCCTGATGCAAAAGTGGAGGTGCCCAAATCATCAGTTTCCTCCCTGCG ACTTCAGCAGTTGGAGAAGATGGGGTTCCCCACAGAGAAAGCTGTGGTGGCGTTAGCAGCCTCAAAACAGTTAGATGGCGCCATTTCTCTGCTCATCGATGACAGCGTTGGCGAACAGGCTGTGGTGGTGTCAAAAGGGAAGAGCCACCTGCCACCACAGAGGAGCTAG
- the ewsr1b gene encoding EWS RNA-binding protein 1b isoform X1, translating to MASAPDYSSYNQTSAQQGYASYAAQPSQSYGQSAQQSYGQQSYGSYAQPAAADGSYTQTTPATGGYPQQQQQYGSSYGQPASAGYPAAQSTTHSYSQSAQGYGASGYDSTPAAAAPAASQSYGSQPGYTAQSAYPGYGQQAAPTAPQSYNANSQPASYNQSSYSQPAAYGQQQPGYQAQQASYGQQQGYQQQTPQQQQAPPAYPPQAAGSYGQPTTNQYSQQGGPPSYNQSNHYNNYRQDGQGGSSGYSGSDSARYPGGGESRGPGRDGFDRGGMMHRGRGGMGRGMGSAGDRGGFSKPGGPMGGDEREMGRPEEQDDSENSTIYITGLTEKANLEEMAEFFKHVGPIRINRRLGQPAINIYTDKDTGKPKGDATLSYEEPICAKAAVEHFDGKEFQGRRLKVSMARRKPMMGGMRGGMPMRDGMMGRGGMMGRGGDRGGFGPRGGPRGMGRGGPTGGNMQQRAGDWECPNPGCGNQNFAWRMECNQCKAPKPEGLGGGPPFPPGGDRGRGGMGMRGGRGMDRGGPAGAGGPGGPGGFRGGWGGDRGGFRGRGGMDRGGFRGAGRGGPPMDRMGGRGGRGMGPPGGKMDMRDHRQERRDRPY from the exons ATGGCGTCGGCACCGG ATTACAGCTCCTACAATCAGACCAGCGCCCAGCAGGG gTATGCTTCTTATGCTGCCCAGCCCTCACAAAGTTATGGACAGTCAGCACAG CAGAGTTATGGTCAACAGAGCTATGGATCATACGcccaacctgctgctgctgacggcAGTTACACCCAGACGACACCTGCCACTGGAGGTTACcctcagcagcaacaacaatatgGGTCCTCGTACGGCCAGCCAGCTTCAG CTGGCTATCCTGCTGCCCAGTCTACCACTCATAGCTACTCCCAGTCAGCCCAGGGTTATGGAGCCAGTGGTTATGACAgcactcctgctgctgctgctccagctgcctCTCAGTCCTACGGTTCTCAGCCAGGGTACACTGCCCAGTCCGCTTACCCTGGTTATGGCCAGCAGGCTGCTCCCACTGCACCACAGAG TTACAATGCTAACAGCCAGCCGGCTAGTTACAACCAAAGTAGCTACTCCCAGCCAGCAGCATATGGCCAGCAACAGCCTGGCTACCAGGCCCAGCAGGCCAGCTACGGCCAGCAGCAGGGGTACCAGCAGCAGACCCCTCAGCAGCAACAGGCTCCTCCTGCTTACCCTCCTCAGGCTGCTGGTTCCTATGGGCAGCCTACAACCAACCAGTACAGCCAGCAAGGTGGACCACCCAGTTACAACCAGTCCAACCATTACA ATAATTACAGACAGGATGGTCAAGGTGGAAGTTCTGGTTACTCTGGCTCTGACTCTGCAAGGTACCCCGGTGGAGGGGAGAGCAGGGGCCCTGGCAGGGACGGTTTTGATCGAGGTGGAATGATGCATCGTGGCCGTGGAGGCATGGGCCGTGGCATGGG CAGCGCTGGAGACAGAGGTGGCTTCAGTAAGCCTGGTG GACCTATGGGCGGTGACGAGCGTGAAATGG GACGCCCTGAAGAGCAGGATGACTCTGAGAACAGCACGATCTACATCACAGGGTTGACTGAGAAGGCGAACCTGGAAGAGATGGCTGAGTTTTTCAAACACGTCGGCCCAATCAGG aTTAACCGCAGACTTGGCCAGCCTGCCATTAACATCTACACAGACAAGGACACAGGAAAGCCCAAGGGAGACGCCACCCTGTCCTATGAAGAGCCAATCTGTGCCAAGGCAGCTGTGGAGCATTTTGATG GGAAGGAGTTCCAAGGCCGAAGGCTGAAGGTATCCATGGCGCGCCGAAAGCCCATGATGGGTGGAATGAGAGGCGGTATGCCCATGCGAGATGGCATGATGGGTCGTGGAG GTATGATGGGTCGTGGAGGAGACCGTGGTGGGTTCGGCCCACGAGGTGGTCCACGTGGTATGGGCAGAGGTGGACCCACAGGAGGAAACATGCAGCAGAGAGCTGGGGACTGGGAGTGTCCTAACCC GGGTTGTGGCAACCAGAACTTTGCCTGGAGGATGGAGTGTAACCAGTGCAAAGCCCCCAAACCAGAAGGGCTGGGCGGTGGCCCTCCGTTCCCCCCTGGAGGTGACCGAGGCAGAGGCGGAATGGGCATGCGAGGAGGCAGAGGCATGGACCGTGGTGGGCCGGCAGGAGCCGGCGGCCCAGGCGGCCCTGGAGGTTTCCGTGGGGGCTGGGGAGGCGACCGTGGTGGATTCAGAGGACGCGGTGGAATGGACAGGGGAGGTTTCCGTGGAGCTGGCCGTGGGGGACCACCCATGGACCGAATGGGTGgcagaggtggaagaggaaTGGGCCCGCCAGGTGGCAAGATGGATATGAG ggACCATCGCCAGGAGCGCAGAGACCGACCCTACTGA
- the ewsr1b gene encoding EWS RNA-binding protein 1b isoform X2: MASAPDYSSYNQTSAQQGYASYAAQPSQSYGQSAQQSYGQQSYGSYAQPAAADGSYTQTTPATGGYPQQQQQYGSSYGQPASAGYPAAQSTTHSYSQSAQGYGASGYDSTPAAAAPAASQSYGSQPGYTAQSAYPGYGQQAAPTAPQSYNANSQPASYNQSSYSQPAAYGQQQPGYQAQQASYGQQQGYQQQTPQQQQAPPAYPPQAAGSYGQPTTNQYSQQGGPPSYNQSNHYNNYRQDGQGGSSGYSGSDSARYPGGGESRGPGRDGFDRGGMMHRGRGGMGRGMGAGDRGGFSKPGGPMGGDEREMGRPEEQDDSENSTIYITGLTEKANLEEMAEFFKHVGPIRINRRLGQPAINIYTDKDTGKPKGDATLSYEEPICAKAAVEHFDGKEFQGRRLKVSMARRKPMMGGMRGGMPMRDGMMGRGGMMGRGGDRGGFGPRGGPRGMGRGGPTGGNMQQRAGDWECPNPGCGNQNFAWRMECNQCKAPKPEGLGGGPPFPPGGDRGRGGMGMRGGRGMDRGGPAGAGGPGGPGGFRGGWGGDRGGFRGRGGMDRGGFRGAGRGGPPMDRMGGRGGRGMGPPGGKMDMRDHRQERRDRPY; this comes from the exons ATGGCGTCGGCACCGG ATTACAGCTCCTACAATCAGACCAGCGCCCAGCAGGG gTATGCTTCTTATGCTGCCCAGCCCTCACAAAGTTATGGACAGTCAGCACAG CAGAGTTATGGTCAACAGAGCTATGGATCATACGcccaacctgctgctgctgacggcAGTTACACCCAGACGACACCTGCCACTGGAGGTTACcctcagcagcaacaacaatatgGGTCCTCGTACGGCCAGCCAGCTTCAG CTGGCTATCCTGCTGCCCAGTCTACCACTCATAGCTACTCCCAGTCAGCCCAGGGTTATGGAGCCAGTGGTTATGACAgcactcctgctgctgctgctccagctgcctCTCAGTCCTACGGTTCTCAGCCAGGGTACACTGCCCAGTCCGCTTACCCTGGTTATGGCCAGCAGGCTGCTCCCACTGCACCACAGAG TTACAATGCTAACAGCCAGCCGGCTAGTTACAACCAAAGTAGCTACTCCCAGCCAGCAGCATATGGCCAGCAACAGCCTGGCTACCAGGCCCAGCAGGCCAGCTACGGCCAGCAGCAGGGGTACCAGCAGCAGACCCCTCAGCAGCAACAGGCTCCTCCTGCTTACCCTCCTCAGGCTGCTGGTTCCTATGGGCAGCCTACAACCAACCAGTACAGCCAGCAAGGTGGACCACCCAGTTACAACCAGTCCAACCATTACA ATAATTACAGACAGGATGGTCAAGGTGGAAGTTCTGGTTACTCTGGCTCTGACTCTGCAAGGTACCCCGGTGGAGGGGAGAGCAGGGGCCCTGGCAGGGACGGTTTTGATCGAGGTGGAATGATGCATCGTGGCCGTGGAGGCATGGGCCGTGGCATGGG CGCTGGAGACAGAGGTGGCTTCAGTAAGCCTGGTG GACCTATGGGCGGTGACGAGCGTGAAATGG GACGCCCTGAAGAGCAGGATGACTCTGAGAACAGCACGATCTACATCACAGGGTTGACTGAGAAGGCGAACCTGGAAGAGATGGCTGAGTTTTTCAAACACGTCGGCCCAATCAGG aTTAACCGCAGACTTGGCCAGCCTGCCATTAACATCTACACAGACAAGGACACAGGAAAGCCCAAGGGAGACGCCACCCTGTCCTATGAAGAGCCAATCTGTGCCAAGGCAGCTGTGGAGCATTTTGATG GGAAGGAGTTCCAAGGCCGAAGGCTGAAGGTATCCATGGCGCGCCGAAAGCCCATGATGGGTGGAATGAGAGGCGGTATGCCCATGCGAGATGGCATGATGGGTCGTGGAG GTATGATGGGTCGTGGAGGAGACCGTGGTGGGTTCGGCCCACGAGGTGGTCCACGTGGTATGGGCAGAGGTGGACCCACAGGAGGAAACATGCAGCAGAGAGCTGGGGACTGGGAGTGTCCTAACCC GGGTTGTGGCAACCAGAACTTTGCCTGGAGGATGGAGTGTAACCAGTGCAAAGCCCCCAAACCAGAAGGGCTGGGCGGTGGCCCTCCGTTCCCCCCTGGAGGTGACCGAGGCAGAGGCGGAATGGGCATGCGAGGAGGCAGAGGCATGGACCGTGGTGGGCCGGCAGGAGCCGGCGGCCCAGGCGGCCCTGGAGGTTTCCGTGGGGGCTGGGGAGGCGACCGTGGTGGATTCAGAGGACGCGGTGGAATGGACAGGGGAGGTTTCCGTGGAGCTGGCCGTGGGGGACCACCCATGGACCGAATGGGTGgcagaggtggaagaggaaTGGGCCCGCCAGGTGGCAAGATGGATATGAG ggACCATCGCCAGGAGCGCAGAGACCGACCCTACTGA
- the ewsr1b gene encoding EWS RNA-binding protein 1b isoform X4 translates to MASAPDYSSYNQTSAQQGYASYAAQPSQSYGQSAQSYGQQSYGSYAQPAAADGSYTQTTPATGGYPQQQQQYGSSYGQPASAGYPAAQSTTHSYSQSAQGYGASGYDSTPAAAAPAASQSYGSQPGYTAQSAYPGYGQQAAPTAPQSYNANSQPASYNQSSYSQPAAYGQQQPGYQAQQASYGQQQGYQQQTPQQQQAPPAYPPQAAGSYGQPTTNQYSQQGGPPSYNQSNHYNNYRQDGQGGSSGYSGSDSARYPGGGESRGPGRDGFDRGGMMHRGRGGMGRGMGAGDRGGFSKPGGPMGGDEREMGRPEEQDDSENSTIYITGLTEKANLEEMAEFFKHVGPIRINRRLGQPAINIYTDKDTGKPKGDATLSYEEPICAKAAVEHFDGKEFQGRRLKVSMARRKPMMGGMRGGMPMRDGMMGRGGMMGRGGDRGGFGPRGGPRGMGRGGPTGGNMQQRAGDWECPNPGCGNQNFAWRMECNQCKAPKPEGLGGGPPFPPGGDRGRGGMGMRGGRGMDRGGPAGAGGPGGPGGFRGGWGGDRGGFRGRGGMDRGGFRGAGRGGPPMDRMGGRGGRGMGPPGGKMDMRDHRQERRDRPY, encoded by the exons ATGGCGTCGGCACCGG ATTACAGCTCCTACAATCAGACCAGCGCCCAGCAGGG gTATGCTTCTTATGCTGCCCAGCCCTCACAAAGTTATGGACAGTCAGCACAG AGTTATGGTCAACAGAGCTATGGATCATACGcccaacctgctgctgctgacggcAGTTACACCCAGACGACACCTGCCACTGGAGGTTACcctcagcagcaacaacaatatgGGTCCTCGTACGGCCAGCCAGCTTCAG CTGGCTATCCTGCTGCCCAGTCTACCACTCATAGCTACTCCCAGTCAGCCCAGGGTTATGGAGCCAGTGGTTATGACAgcactcctgctgctgctgctccagctgcctCTCAGTCCTACGGTTCTCAGCCAGGGTACACTGCCCAGTCCGCTTACCCTGGTTATGGCCAGCAGGCTGCTCCCACTGCACCACAGAG TTACAATGCTAACAGCCAGCCGGCTAGTTACAACCAAAGTAGCTACTCCCAGCCAGCAGCATATGGCCAGCAACAGCCTGGCTACCAGGCCCAGCAGGCCAGCTACGGCCAGCAGCAGGGGTACCAGCAGCAGACCCCTCAGCAGCAACAGGCTCCTCCTGCTTACCCTCCTCAGGCTGCTGGTTCCTATGGGCAGCCTACAACCAACCAGTACAGCCAGCAAGGTGGACCACCCAGTTACAACCAGTCCAACCATTACA ATAATTACAGACAGGATGGTCAAGGTGGAAGTTCTGGTTACTCTGGCTCTGACTCTGCAAGGTACCCCGGTGGAGGGGAGAGCAGGGGCCCTGGCAGGGACGGTTTTGATCGAGGTGGAATGATGCATCGTGGCCGTGGAGGCATGGGCCGTGGCATGGG CGCTGGAGACAGAGGTGGCTTCAGTAAGCCTGGTG GACCTATGGGCGGTGACGAGCGTGAAATGG GACGCCCTGAAGAGCAGGATGACTCTGAGAACAGCACGATCTACATCACAGGGTTGACTGAGAAGGCGAACCTGGAAGAGATGGCTGAGTTTTTCAAACACGTCGGCCCAATCAGG aTTAACCGCAGACTTGGCCAGCCTGCCATTAACATCTACACAGACAAGGACACAGGAAAGCCCAAGGGAGACGCCACCCTGTCCTATGAAGAGCCAATCTGTGCCAAGGCAGCTGTGGAGCATTTTGATG GGAAGGAGTTCCAAGGCCGAAGGCTGAAGGTATCCATGGCGCGCCGAAAGCCCATGATGGGTGGAATGAGAGGCGGTATGCCCATGCGAGATGGCATGATGGGTCGTGGAG GTATGATGGGTCGTGGAGGAGACCGTGGTGGGTTCGGCCCACGAGGTGGTCCACGTGGTATGGGCAGAGGTGGACCCACAGGAGGAAACATGCAGCAGAGAGCTGGGGACTGGGAGTGTCCTAACCC GGGTTGTGGCAACCAGAACTTTGCCTGGAGGATGGAGTGTAACCAGTGCAAAGCCCCCAAACCAGAAGGGCTGGGCGGTGGCCCTCCGTTCCCCCCTGGAGGTGACCGAGGCAGAGGCGGAATGGGCATGCGAGGAGGCAGAGGCATGGACCGTGGTGGGCCGGCAGGAGCCGGCGGCCCAGGCGGCCCTGGAGGTTTCCGTGGGGGCTGGGGAGGCGACCGTGGTGGATTCAGAGGACGCGGTGGAATGGACAGGGGAGGTTTCCGTGGAGCTGGCCGTGGGGGACCACCCATGGACCGAATGGGTGgcagaggtggaagaggaaTGGGCCCGCCAGGTGGCAAGATGGATATGAG ggACCATCGCCAGGAGCGCAGAGACCGACCCTACTGA
- the ewsr1b gene encoding EWS RNA-binding protein 1b isoform X3 has translation MASAPDYSSYNQTSAQQGYASYAAQPSQSYGQSAQSYGQQSYGSYAQPAAADGSYTQTTPATGGYPQQQQQYGSSYGQPASAGYPAAQSTTHSYSQSAQGYGASGYDSTPAAAAPAASQSYGSQPGYTAQSAYPGYGQQAAPTAPQSYNANSQPASYNQSSYSQPAAYGQQQPGYQAQQASYGQQQGYQQQTPQQQQAPPAYPPQAAGSYGQPTTNQYSQQGGPPSYNQSNHYNNYRQDGQGGSSGYSGSDSARYPGGGESRGPGRDGFDRGGMMHRGRGGMGRGMGSAGDRGGFSKPGGPMGGDEREMGRPEEQDDSENSTIYITGLTEKANLEEMAEFFKHVGPIRINRRLGQPAINIYTDKDTGKPKGDATLSYEEPICAKAAVEHFDGKEFQGRRLKVSMARRKPMMGGMRGGMPMRDGMMGRGGMMGRGGDRGGFGPRGGPRGMGRGGPTGGNMQQRAGDWECPNPGCGNQNFAWRMECNQCKAPKPEGLGGGPPFPPGGDRGRGGMGMRGGRGMDRGGPAGAGGPGGPGGFRGGWGGDRGGFRGRGGMDRGGFRGAGRGGPPMDRMGGRGGRGMGPPGGKMDMRDHRQERRDRPY, from the exons ATGGCGTCGGCACCGG ATTACAGCTCCTACAATCAGACCAGCGCCCAGCAGGG gTATGCTTCTTATGCTGCCCAGCCCTCACAAAGTTATGGACAGTCAGCACAG AGTTATGGTCAACAGAGCTATGGATCATACGcccaacctgctgctgctgacggcAGTTACACCCAGACGACACCTGCCACTGGAGGTTACcctcagcagcaacaacaatatgGGTCCTCGTACGGCCAGCCAGCTTCAG CTGGCTATCCTGCTGCCCAGTCTACCACTCATAGCTACTCCCAGTCAGCCCAGGGTTATGGAGCCAGTGGTTATGACAgcactcctgctgctgctgctccagctgcctCTCAGTCCTACGGTTCTCAGCCAGGGTACACTGCCCAGTCCGCTTACCCTGGTTATGGCCAGCAGGCTGCTCCCACTGCACCACAGAG TTACAATGCTAACAGCCAGCCGGCTAGTTACAACCAAAGTAGCTACTCCCAGCCAGCAGCATATGGCCAGCAACAGCCTGGCTACCAGGCCCAGCAGGCCAGCTACGGCCAGCAGCAGGGGTACCAGCAGCAGACCCCTCAGCAGCAACAGGCTCCTCCTGCTTACCCTCCTCAGGCTGCTGGTTCCTATGGGCAGCCTACAACCAACCAGTACAGCCAGCAAGGTGGACCACCCAGTTACAACCAGTCCAACCATTACA ATAATTACAGACAGGATGGTCAAGGTGGAAGTTCTGGTTACTCTGGCTCTGACTCTGCAAGGTACCCCGGTGGAGGGGAGAGCAGGGGCCCTGGCAGGGACGGTTTTGATCGAGGTGGAATGATGCATCGTGGCCGTGGAGGCATGGGCCGTGGCATGGG CAGCGCTGGAGACAGAGGTGGCTTCAGTAAGCCTGGTG GACCTATGGGCGGTGACGAGCGTGAAATGG GACGCCCTGAAGAGCAGGATGACTCTGAGAACAGCACGATCTACATCACAGGGTTGACTGAGAAGGCGAACCTGGAAGAGATGGCTGAGTTTTTCAAACACGTCGGCCCAATCAGG aTTAACCGCAGACTTGGCCAGCCTGCCATTAACATCTACACAGACAAGGACACAGGAAAGCCCAAGGGAGACGCCACCCTGTCCTATGAAGAGCCAATCTGTGCCAAGGCAGCTGTGGAGCATTTTGATG GGAAGGAGTTCCAAGGCCGAAGGCTGAAGGTATCCATGGCGCGCCGAAAGCCCATGATGGGTGGAATGAGAGGCGGTATGCCCATGCGAGATGGCATGATGGGTCGTGGAG GTATGATGGGTCGTGGAGGAGACCGTGGTGGGTTCGGCCCACGAGGTGGTCCACGTGGTATGGGCAGAGGTGGACCCACAGGAGGAAACATGCAGCAGAGAGCTGGGGACTGGGAGTGTCCTAACCC GGGTTGTGGCAACCAGAACTTTGCCTGGAGGATGGAGTGTAACCAGTGCAAAGCCCCCAAACCAGAAGGGCTGGGCGGTGGCCCTCCGTTCCCCCCTGGAGGTGACCGAGGCAGAGGCGGAATGGGCATGCGAGGAGGCAGAGGCATGGACCGTGGTGGGCCGGCAGGAGCCGGCGGCCCAGGCGGCCCTGGAGGTTTCCGTGGGGGCTGGGGAGGCGACCGTGGTGGATTCAGAGGACGCGGTGGAATGGACAGGGGAGGTTTCCGTGGAGCTGGCCGTGGGGGACCACCCATGGACCGAATGGGTGgcagaggtggaagaggaaTGGGCCCGCCAGGTGGCAAGATGGATATGAG ggACCATCGCCAGGAGCGCAGAGACCGACCCTACTGA